Proteins encoded in a region of the Scrofimicrobium sp. R131 genome:
- a CDS encoding HAD-IIA family hydrolase: protein MAEDRNSNRGQRGPGGSGRPGGKDFGSRGGKYDRGGKFDRSGKPERGGKFDRGGKKNFGGKSKFLAKNKPHHREYRSADPNEPVIPAGVTADELDADALKALKTLSGANQEIVARHLVTAGQLLDIDPELAYQHAQAAVRRAGRVDVVREAAALTAYVSGRYDEALREVRAVRRMRGDVSLRAIEADCERGLGRPERAIEIVEETDTSQLSLEDQVELILVAAGARADLGQMDYSLMIVENALRSLPEDTPSELLRWLGELRAERLQDLGRLEEAAQVLDELPPEEDPMEIVDLDLLLEADVDKVRTDLRGGGEPLAKMFDGALLDLDGVCYAGAEVIAGGPGAIDLAEDHGMQIGFLTNNSSRSPQAVADKLSALGYVAEANQVMTSAMDLLMDLKEKFEPGTKILVTGSEELARMTAEAGFEVVGEAAAEPAAVVQGLSQDLGWAQLTEAALAIQAGAIHFATNLDPKLPTERGFAVGNGSLVAAVRNATGVRPIAAGKPRPDIFIRAAQMLRMERPLVIGDQLSTDIAGAVSAKMASLHVLTGVSDARDIVLAPRGQRPSFVALDLNGLNEVHPRPRHHRDGTWTCGVSQVVAIDRRGRIRIGEAWLTGSEELVTLNLDTYRALIAAAWEIEDERTQVACPPLKVVPNDDETGVVEPAPEPEAETAPVEEHGPVEEAGPETAPVADAEPEANAPVSDRSAESDQAATPGQEQD from the coding sequence GTGGCCGAAGACCGCAACAGCAATCGGGGCCAACGAGGCCCGGGAGGATCCGGGCGCCCCGGGGGCAAAGACTTTGGTTCACGCGGCGGCAAGTATGACCGCGGCGGCAAGTTCGACCGCAGTGGGAAACCTGAGCGGGGCGGGAAGTTCGATCGCGGAGGCAAGAAGAACTTCGGGGGGAAGTCGAAGTTCTTGGCCAAAAACAAGCCTCACCATCGCGAGTACCGCTCGGCCGATCCCAATGAGCCTGTAATTCCAGCCGGTGTCACCGCCGATGAGCTGGATGCGGATGCGCTGAAAGCGCTGAAGACGCTCTCGGGCGCAAACCAGGAAATCGTCGCCCGACACCTGGTGACCGCCGGGCAGCTGCTGGACATCGATCCGGAGCTGGCCTATCAGCACGCCCAGGCGGCTGTGCGCCGGGCCGGGCGGGTCGACGTGGTCCGGGAAGCTGCCGCCCTGACCGCCTATGTGTCCGGACGCTACGATGAGGCCCTCCGTGAAGTGCGGGCTGTGCGCCGGATGCGTGGGGATGTGTCCCTGCGCGCGATTGAGGCCGACTGTGAGCGTGGGCTGGGGCGGCCCGAGCGCGCCATCGAAATCGTGGAAGAGACCGACACCTCCCAGCTTTCCCTGGAAGACCAGGTGGAGTTGATTCTGGTGGCAGCCGGCGCTCGCGCCGATCTGGGCCAGATGGACTACTCCCTGATGATTGTGGAGAACGCGTTGCGGTCTCTGCCGGAGGACACTCCCAGTGAGCTTTTGCGATGGCTCGGAGAACTGCGGGCTGAGCGGCTTCAGGACCTCGGTCGGCTGGAGGAAGCCGCCCAGGTACTGGATGAGCTCCCCCCGGAGGAAGATCCGATGGAGATCGTGGATCTGGATCTCCTGCTGGAAGCGGATGTGGACAAGGTTCGCACGGACCTGCGCGGTGGGGGAGAACCGCTCGCGAAGATGTTCGACGGGGCCCTGCTGGACCTGGATGGCGTCTGCTACGCCGGGGCGGAAGTGATTGCCGGGGGTCCGGGTGCGATCGATCTGGCTGAGGACCACGGGATGCAAATTGGCTTCCTGACCAACAACTCGTCTCGCAGCCCCCAGGCGGTGGCAGACAAGCTCAGTGCGCTCGGGTACGTGGCCGAAGCCAACCAGGTGATGACCTCGGCGATGGACCTGCTGATGGACCTGAAGGAAAAGTTTGAGCCGGGCACGAAGATCCTGGTCACCGGCAGCGAAGAGCTGGCTCGGATGACTGCTGAGGCCGGGTTTGAGGTAGTCGGTGAGGCCGCGGCCGAGCCGGCGGCAGTGGTGCAGGGACTGAGCCAGGACCTCGGTTGGGCTCAGCTAACTGAGGCGGCGCTCGCAATCCAGGCCGGCGCCATCCACTTCGCCACCAACCTCGATCCGAAACTGCCGACCGAGCGTGGGTTCGCCGTGGGTAACGGGTCCCTGGTCGCGGCCGTGCGCAACGCCACCGGGGTCCGGCCGATTGCAGCTGGCAAGCCCCGCCCCGACATCTTCATTCGCGCCGCCCAGATGTTGCGGATGGAACGGCCCCTGGTGATCGGTGACCAGTTGTCTACCGACATCGCCGGGGCGGTCTCGGCCAAGATGGCTTCTCTTCACGTCCTGACCGGGGTGAGCGACGCTCGGGATATCGTGCTGGCTCCGCGCGGGCAGCGCCCTTCCTTTGTGGCCCTGGATCTTAATGGGCTGAACGAGGTGCACCCGCGGCCGCGTCACCATCGTGACGGCACCTGGACCTGCGGAGTCTCACAGGTGGTGGCGATTGACCGGCGCGGACGGATCCGGATTGGCGAGGCGTGGTTGACCGGCTCAGAGGAACTGGTCACCCTGAACCTGGACACCTACCGGGCCCTAATCGCGGCCGCGTGGGAAATCGAGGATGAGCGGACCCAGGTAGCCTGCCCGCCCCTGAAAGTGGTTCCCAACGACGACGAAACCGGTGTGGTGGAGCCGGCCCCAGAACCGGAAGCGGAAACCGCGCCGGTGGAAGAACACGGGCCGGTGGAGGAAGCTGGGCCGGAAACGG